AACCCTAATGATGCTAACCCAACCCTAATGGCCCAAACTCCAACCCTAGTGGCCCAAACCTCAATCCTAGCGGTCCAAACCCCAAACCTAGTGTCCGTAACTCCAAACCTCGTGGTCCAAACTCCAGCCCTATTGGCCCTAGGTCAACTTTAGTAACCAAACCCCAACCCCAATGCCCCAAACCCTAAACTTAATGACCCAAATCCCAACCCTAATGACCCAAACCTCAAACCCCATGCTGCAAACCCCAACCCTCGTGGCCCTATGCCAACCCTAGTGACCATAACACCAAACTTTGTGGCCCTAACTCATCCCTAGTGGCCCAAATCCCAATCTTAATGAGCTAAATCCCAATCCTAATGGCCCAAACCCTAACACTAATGACCCTAAGATGAACCCCAACAACCCTAAACCAACCCTAGTGGCCCAAACCCCAAACTTACAGGCCCAAACCCAACCCTAATGAGTCAAACCCCAAACCCTAAACCTAATGACTCTAAACCAACCCTAATGCCTCAAACCTGAACCCTAATGATCCTCTCCCTAATGACCCACTCCATAATGGCCCCAACCTTGATGACCCCAGTAACCCCAACTCAGTGACCCCATGGACCCCAGTGACTCCAACCCAATAACCCCATCCCCAATGACCCCACAAATCCCAGTCCACTAGCCCCATCTCCAATGACCCCAATGAGCCCATGATGACCCCAACCCCAATAACCGCACCTCAATAACCGCAACCCAATGACCCCAACCCAACCATTGTGATCCCAACCCAATGACCTCAACCCAACCATCATGATCCCAACCCCAATGACCCCAATGTAGTGACCCCAATCCAACCATGATGACCCCAACCCCACTAATCCCACCCCAATGACCCCAACACCAATACTCCCAACCCACTGATCCCACTGACTCCATCCTGATGACCCCAATAACTCCACCCCAATGACCCAGACACCACTGACCCTAACACAACTCTGATGACCCCAACCCCAACAAACCGTAACCCTGACGACCCCAGAAACTGCCAACACAATGACCCCGACCCAGTGACCCCAATAACCCCAACCAGATGACCCCAATGACCCTAGCCCAATGACTGTAACCCTAATGCCCCAAATGCACCATCCATAATGACCACAACCCCCAAAATCCCACCCTAATAACAGCAACCCAATGACCCCAACCCAACTATCATGACCTCAACCCAATGACCCCAACCCCGATGACCCCAACCTGATGACCCGAATCCAACCATGATGACCCCAACCAACTAACCCCAATCCAATGACCCCAACGCCAGTAATCCCAACCCACTGACCCCACCCCAGTGACCCTGACACCACTGACCCTGATGACCCCACAGGCATGGGCAGCAGAGACGGGGAAGTTCCTTGCAGGGCGGGACGAGCCGGATCCTGCCAAGTGGAAGGCGACGCTGCGCTGCGCCCTCAACAAGAGCCGCGAGTTCCGCCTGCGCTACGACGGCACCCGCGCTGTGCCGCCCCGGCCCTACAAGGTGTATGAGGTCTGTGGGCCTGACGGAGCAGGTATGGGGCTTCGAGGGGGACTggtgtggggacatggggtcgTGTGGGGTACCAATATTCCGTAAGTGACATGGAGTCTGTGGGGCTCAACACCCTGCAGTGTCCCTTCACCCTGTAAGAACCTGGCACTCCACAAGTTGCTATGGGTGCTATGGGGTCTCAGCACCCCATGGGGCCCCGTTCTTTCCTCACAGACACGGTGACTGGGGATGACTTCAGCTGcggtggggaggaagaggaggaggaggaagacgTCAGTGAGGTACTGGCCCCCACCGTGCACTTGAGGGTACCCCACTTGGGGGACCCTCACCCCACACTTTGGGAGTCCTGCACTCCATAACCAcctgctctctccctgcagctgcagcaactGATGTCTCTGAGCATCGATGGTCAGCAGGCATATGGGGTGCCCTATGGGGGAATAATGGGGTGGAGGCATCCTATgggggggcagtggggtgggaATGCCCCATGGGAGACAATGGGATTGGGGCACCCTGTGGGGGATCAGTGAAGTTGGGGGACCCCATGGGGAGAAGTAGGGAGAGAGGAACCCCATGGGGGACAGTcagtggggtgggggaggggtGACGTGGGGCATCTCATGGGGGGCAGTAGGGGAGAAAGACCCCCCATGGAGTCGATGGAGTGTGGATGCCACATGGGGGGCAGCAGGGTTGGGCACCTATGGGGGCAGTCAGTGGCGCAGGGGCTCTCCATAGAGGATCattggggtggggggaggggttGATGTGGGGCAGGCACCCTGTGGGGAGCAGTGGTGTGGGGGCTCCCCTGGCTGCCCCCTCATCCCACTGTACCCCAGACTGCAGAAGGGACCCAGTGCCCCCCTGGCCCGAGGAGCACCCCTCGTTTGTCAGTGCTGACCCCACGGTGCCCTTTGTGCCCCCCGAACTGCCCCCTGAGCTGACCCCACAGCTGACCCCGCAGCTGACCCCACAACTGCCCCTCCCGGGCCCCCCAGCACTCCTGGAGCATGGTGTCCCCAACCTGCTGGCCAGCCCCCACCTGCTGCCCCGTAAGTGCCAGGGGAGGGGGACAGGGTGTGGGGTGGGTGAATGTGGATTTGGGGCAGCCACAGGTATGGGGTGGTTGGATATGGGTATGGGGTGACCATGGATATGGGtatggggtggctgtggggtggaTGGATATGGAGTGGCCATGGATATGGGGCGGTCATGGGAAGGGTGGACTTAGGTATGGGGTGGGTGGATATAGCTgtggggtggccatggggtggCCATAGGGTGGTTGGACGTGGCTgtggggtggccatggggtggGTGGCCATGGGaatggggtggctgtggggtgggtgGGTGTGAGTATGGAGTGGCCGGGTGTGAGTatggggtggccatggggtgAGGGGTTATGGGGTCACTGGCCATGGGTTGGGGGGACGTGGGGTGGTTGGCTGTGGGGTTGAGGGGATTTGGGGGTCATAGGGTATGGGGTCGAGTAGATGACAGTGGGGTGGGTGGGCTTGGGGGGGATATAGGGTCACTGGGCATGGGGGGATGACAATGGAGTGGGTGGGCGTGGAGCTGGATGGTTGTAGGGTGGGTGGGCATAGGGTGGGGAGGATATGGGGTGGATGGCCATGGGGTCAGGGTGGGACGACGACACAGTTACCCATGGAGCTGTAGGGTTCCCCCGCGTGGAATACCCCCCATCCCAAAGCCACCAACCCCCCCCATCCCCGCAGTGACGGACCTGGAGCTGCGCTTCCAGTACCGTGGGCGGCGGGTGAGCTCCCTGACCGTCAGCCACCCCCTGGGCTGCCGCCTGTCCCACGGGGGGTCCCTGCCCCCCACCTTGCAGCGCCCCGACCTCCTGGGGCACCCCGAGCTGCAGCAGGTTCCCTTCCCCGACCCCGAGGGGATCCCGCACGACAAGCAGCGCCGCTACACCCGCACCTTGCTGGGAGCGATGGAGCGGGGGCTCCTcctggagctgggagggcaggACCTCTACGCCACCCGCCTCTGTCGCTGCAAAGTGTTTTGGGACGGACCCTGCGCCCCTCCCCAGGACCCCCACCTCGACCCCCGGCCCAACCCcatggagagggagaggagggtCCAGGTGTTCAGCCTCCAGCGGTTCCTTGACGGTGAGTGGCActgggggagggggcgggggggagcgCATGGGGATGTCAGGTGGCATTAGGGGGCACCAGGGAGTCCATGGGATCATCAGGTGGCACTGGGGGGCACCATGAAGGGACATcaggtggcactggggacattgggggggggggttgcaaTGGGGACATCATCAGATGGCAGTGGGGGACACCATGAAGGGACATCAGGTGGCACTGGGGATGTCAAGGAGTCCATGGGGACATCAGGTagcactggggacattggggtgggggggcagtggggacactggggagtCCATGGAGACATCAAGTGGCATTGGGGGGCATTATGAAGCCCATAGGGACACCAGGTGGCCTTGGGGACACCAGAGAATCCATGGGGACATCAGGTGGCAAAGGGGACACCAGGTGGCCTTGGGGGACATCATGAAGCCCATAGGGACACCAGGTGGCATTGAGGGGGACACTGGAGAGCCCATGGGGACCTcaggtggcactggggacatcAGCCAGCACGGAGGGACACCCATCAGCCcacagggacatggggtggCACGGGAGGAGTCTGGCCGATGGGGACATTGGTCAGcactggggtggggggaggtgACATCGGGTGACATCGGGCGGTGCCCCCCAGGGCTCATCCTGTTCCAGAAGGGGCAGAGCCCCACGCCGCCGCCCTTCGAGGTCTTCCTGTGCTTCGGGGAGGAGTGGCCCGACCACAGACCCAGGGAGAAGAAACTCATCACCGTGCAGGTGGGGGGACATGGcggggacacaatggggacacgaTGGAGATGGGTTGGGGACGCAATGTTGGGGGATGCATTCAGGATGTGTTGGGGACACAATAGGCACTTGTTGGGACACGTGTTGGGGACAGGATGAGGATGTGTTGGGGACATGGAGGTGACATGTTGGGGACACAATGGAGACGTGGTGATGTGTCAGGGATGAGCTGGGGACTCAATGGGGACATGTTGGGAACGCACTAGGGACACATCGGGGACGCATTAAggatgggttggggacacaatggggacatggtggtgaCATGTCAGGGATGAGCTGAGGACTCAGTGGGGACATGATGGGCACACAGTGAGGATGGGTTGGGGATACAGTGGGGACAGGGTGGTGACATGTCAGGGATGAgttggggacacactggggctACgttggggacacaatggggatgAAATGAATATGTGTTGGGGACATGGCCATGACACATTGGGGACACACTAGGGACATGGGGATGACGAgttggggacacactggggacgTGTCGGAGATATGATGAGGGCATGTTGGGAAACACCTTGGGGACGTGTTGGGGACACGGGGCGAGATGTAATGGGGAAACGTTGGagacacactggggacatgaTGGGAACACTttggggacaggatggggacACATTAGTGAAAATGATGGCGATGCATTGGGGACACAGGGGGTACACGATAGGCACAAgttggggacacaatggggagGCGATAAGGATGAgttggggacacactggggacatggcGGTGACATGTCAGGGATGAGCTGGGGACCCAGTGGGGAATGGACTGGGGACAGAGTGGtgacacactggggacacattGTGGACATGGCAGTGACATGTCAGGGATGAGTTGGGGACCCAAGGGGGACACGTTGGGAACACACTGGGGACAGGGTGGTGACATGTCAGAGATGATTTGTGTTGGGGACACAATGGAGACAGAGTAAGGATGAGTTGGGGACACACTGTAGACATGGCGGTGACACGTCAGGGATGAGCTGGGGCCACAATGGGGACATGATGGGAACACACTGGGGGCgggatggggacatggcagTGATGTGCTGGGGGACAGATTGGGGACACAATGCGGATACACTAGGGCAAGCATTGGGGACACAGCGAAGACGTGATGGGAAATGTGATGGgggggacacgttggggacacgatggggacgCGTGTGACACATGTCCCCCCCAACCCCAGGTGGTGCCAGTGGCGGCacggctgctgctggagctatTCTCAGGGGAGCTGTCATGGTCGGCTGACAGCGTCCCGCTGCAGATCTCGCAGCCCG
The Numida meleagris isolate 19003 breed g44 Domestic line chromosome 1, NumMel1.0, whole genome shotgun sequence genome window above contains:
- the IRF5 gene encoding interferon regulatory factor 5 isoform X4, which encodes MACGSEESAANRCVEGAGGEILKAATLVRPTLKWQGSPPPPRVTGRGHGARYANEMLIREEVCLEASSEWCWRVAWAAETGKFLAGRDEPDPAKWKATLRCALNKSREFRLRYDGTRAVPPRPYKVYEVCGPDGADTVTGDDFSCGGEEEEEEEDVSELQQLMSLSIDDCRRDPVPPWPEEHPSFVSADPTVPFVPPELPPELTPQLTPQLTPQLPLPGPPALLEHGVPNLLASPHLLPLTDLELRFQYRGRRVSSLTVSHPLGCRLSHGGSLPPTLQRPDLLGHPELQQVPFPDPEGIPHDKQRRYTRTLLGAMERGLLLELGGQDLYATRLCRCKVFWDGPCAPPQDPHLDPRPNPMERERRVQVFSLQRFLDGLILFQKGQSPTPPPFEVFLCFGEEWPDHRPREKKLITVQVVPVAARLLLELFSGELSWSADSVPLQISQPDLKDALLEQFKELHRLWQQQQRPEPGPRPPL
- the IRF5 gene encoding interferon regulatory factor 5 isoform X1; amino-acid sequence: MACGSEESAANRCVEGAGGEILKAATLVRPTLKWQGSPPPPRVTGRGHGARYANEMLIREEVCLEASSEWCWRVPQHLHHCITQLPTVHHRVPRCVTSPSPYDISWCPLLSLMASPVPRRVRLRPWLVAQVDSGRFPGLRWVDSRRRLFVVPWHHATRHLPTHSGDDDTVFKAWAAETGKFLAGRDEPDPAKWKATLRCALNKSREFRLRYDGTRAVPPRPYKVYEVCGPDGADTVTGDDFSCGGEEEEEEEDVSELQQLMSLSIDDCRRDPVPPWPEEHPSFVSADPTVPFVPPELPPELTPQLTPQLTPQLPLPGPPALLEHGVPNLLASPHLLPLTDLELRFQYRGRRVSSLTVSHPLGCRLSHGGSLPPTLQRPDLLGHPELQQVPFPDPEGIPHDKQRRYTRTLLGAMERGLLLELGGQDLYATRLCRCKVFWDGPCAPPQDPHLDPRPNPMERERRVQVFSLQRFLDGLILFQKGQSPTPPPFEVFLCFGEEWPDHRPREKKLITVQVVPVAARLLLELFSGELSWSADSVPLQISQPDLKDALLEQFKELHRLWQQQQRPEPGPRPPL
- the IRF5 gene encoding interferon regulatory factor 5 isoform X2 produces the protein MACGSEESAANRCVEGAGGEILKAATLVRPTLKWQGSPPPPRVTGRGHGARYANEMLIREEVCLEASSEWCWRVLPTVHHRVPRCVTSPSPYDISWCPLLSLMASPVPRRVRLRPWLVAQVDSGRFPGLRWVDSRRRLFVVPWHHATRHLPTHSGDDDTVFKAWAAETGKFLAGRDEPDPAKWKATLRCALNKSREFRLRYDGTRAVPPRPYKVYEVCGPDGADTVTGDDFSCGGEEEEEEEDVSELQQLMSLSIDDCRRDPVPPWPEEHPSFVSADPTVPFVPPELPPELTPQLTPQLTPQLPLPGPPALLEHGVPNLLASPHLLPLTDLELRFQYRGRRVSSLTVSHPLGCRLSHGGSLPPTLQRPDLLGHPELQQVPFPDPEGIPHDKQRRYTRTLLGAMERGLLLELGGQDLYATRLCRCKVFWDGPCAPPQDPHLDPRPNPMERERRVQVFSLQRFLDGLILFQKGQSPTPPPFEVFLCFGEEWPDHRPREKKLITVQVVPVAARLLLELFSGELSWSADSVPLQISQPDLKDALLEQFKELHRLWQQQQRPEPGPRPPL
- the IRF5 gene encoding interferon regulatory factor 5 isoform X3 → MACGSEESAANRCVEGAGGEILKAATLVRPTLKWQGSPPPPRVTGRGHGARYANEMLIREEVCLEASSEWCWRVPQHLHHCITQLPTVHHRVPRCVTSPSPYDISWCPLLSLMASPVPRRVRLRPWLVAQVDSGRFPGLRWVDSRRRLFVVPWHHATRHLPTHSGDDDTVFKAWAAETGKFLAGRDEPDPAKWKATLRCALNKSREFRLRYDGTRAVPPRPYKVYEVCGPDGADTVTGDDFSCGGEEEEEEEDVSELQQLMSLSIDDCRRDPVPPWPEEHPSFVSADPTVPFVPPELPPELTPQLTPQLTPQLPLPGPPALLEHGVPNLLASPHLLPLTDLELRFQYRGRRVSSLTVSHPLGCRLSHGGSLPPTLQRPDLLGHPELQQVPFPDPEGIPHDKQRRYTRTLLGAMERGLLLELGGQDLYATRLCRCKVFWDGPCAPPQDPHLDPRPNPMERERRVQVFSLQRFLDGLILFQKGQSPTPPPFEVFLCFGEEWPDHRPREKKLITVQVGGHGGDTMGTRWRWVGDAMLGDAFRMCWGHNRHLLGHVLGTG